Proteins encoded together in one Terriglobia bacterium window:
- a CDS encoding HAD family phosphatase, translated as MHKRTKLPAAVIFDMDGVLVNSNPYHLAKWIDFLNHHQISYKEEELPELILGKRNDTAFRHFLGPDLPPQESKRLSEEIEETFRRVFKPHARPLPGLDKLIKECHTAGIPMAVASSAVRTNIEFVVDALGYRPYFRTMVSGDEVTHAKPDPEIYLKAARDLGINPTDAVAFEDSYVGIGAVKSAGMKCVAIASTFPIERLVPLADLAIPTFEDVNLEKLRALFVAKDESSKVAR; from the coding sequence ATGCACAAGCGCACAAAACTGCCCGCCGCAGTCATTTTTGACATGGATGGAGTTTTGGTGAACAGCAATCCTTACCATCTGGCGAAATGGATTGACTTCCTCAACCATCACCAGATCAGCTACAAGGAAGAGGAGCTCCCGGAACTGATTCTTGGCAAGCGAAATGACACAGCTTTCAGGCATTTTCTGGGCCCGGACCTGCCCCCCCAGGAGAGCAAGCGGCTGAGCGAAGAGATTGAGGAAACCTTTCGCAGGGTCTTTAAGCCGCACGCCAGGCCCTTGCCGGGTCTGGATAAGCTGATCAAGGAATGCCACACAGCAGGCATTCCCATGGCCGTGGCCTCCTCAGCGGTAAGGACGAATATCGAATTTGTGGTGGACGCATTAGGCTACCGCCCCTACTTCCGCACGATGGTCAGCGGTGACGAAGTGACGCATGCCAAGCCCGATCCAGAGATTTATCTGAAGGCGGCAAGGGACCTGGGGATAAATCCCACTGATGCCGTGGCGTTTGAAGATTCCTATGTAGGGATCGGCGCCGTAAAGAGCGCCGGGATGAAGTGCGTCGCCATCGCCTCGACTTTCCCCATTGAGAGGCTGGTTCCGCTGGCTGATCTCGCTATTCCGACATTTGAAGACGTTAACCTGGAAAAACTCCGCGCTCTCTTTGTCGCGAAGGACGAATCGTCCAAGGTGGCACGCTGA
- a CDS encoding SDR family NAD(P)-dependent oxidoreductase, protein MSKRDFFSLKDQAAIVTGGGQGIGEGISRRFAAAGARVAVLDVKRDLVRAVAKSIDGVGIECDVSSALSVTNAIDKVRRQIGPIDILVNNAGIAGRTLPLTELDEQDLDRVYAVNLKGVFLTCKAVIGEMLERKYGRIVNVASIAGKEGNPTLVPYSATKAAVICLTKALAKEVAGKGDITVNSISPAVVQTKILDDVSKTTLDYMLSKIPMGRTGKIEEIAALVHFLASRESSFTTGQCYDISGGRATY, encoded by the coding sequence TTTAGTTTGAAAGATCAGGCCGCGATCGTTACCGGCGGAGGGCAGGGCATCGGAGAGGGCATCTCGCGCCGATTCGCCGCAGCAGGCGCGCGTGTCGCGGTGCTGGATGTGAAACGAGACCTTGTCCGGGCCGTCGCAAAATCGATTGACGGCGTCGGCATTGAATGTGATGTCTCATCGGCATTGTCCGTGACGAATGCCATAGACAAAGTCCGCCGTCAGATTGGGCCAATTGATATTCTGGTGAACAATGCCGGAATTGCCGGCAGGACCCTGCCGCTTACGGAACTGGACGAACAGGACCTCGACCGCGTTTATGCGGTGAATCTTAAGGGAGTTTTCCTGACGTGCAAGGCGGTGATCGGCGAAATGCTCGAAAGGAAATACGGGCGCATCGTGAACGTTGCCTCCATCGCGGGGAAGGAAGGCAATCCGACGCTGGTTCCTTACTCGGCGACCAAAGCAGCAGTGATTTGCCTGACCAAGGCCCTGGCCAAGGAAGTTGCTGGAAAGGGCGACATCACGGTCAACAGCATTTCCCCTGCCGTCGTTCAAACAAAGATTCTGGACGACGTCTCCAAGACCACGTTGGATTACATGCTCAGCAAGATCCCAATGGGGCGTACGGGTAAGATTGAAGAGATTGCGGCGCTGGTACATTTCCTGGCCTCACGCGAATCGTCCTTTACAACCGGCCAGTGCTACGACATTTCAGGCGGCCGCGCCACTTATTAA